One window of Bacillus sp. THAF10 genomic DNA carries:
- a CDS encoding cob(I)yrinic acid a,c-diamide adenosyltransferase, whose amino-acid sequence MKIYTKTGDKGQTSLVYGQRVGKNHARVEAYGTCDEANSMIGLAVSYMKEEQFAKKEELLTSFSTIQTILFHVGAELATPKGKDVKWKLTEQHVKKLEEEMDEMDAVLPPLTNFILPGGSKAGAALHSARTIVRRAERSAVVLNEEISPYVLAYLNRLSDYLFIAARYMNSQLKQEEPVLTPEV is encoded by the coding sequence GTGAAAATTTATACGAAAACTGGGGACAAAGGGCAAACATCGTTGGTTTATGGTCAAAGAGTAGGGAAAAACCATGCGAGAGTAGAAGCTTATGGAACCTGTGATGAAGCAAATTCGATGATTGGACTAGCAGTATCCTATATGAAAGAAGAGCAATTTGCCAAAAAGGAAGAGTTGTTAACATCTTTTTCGACAATCCAAACCATACTCTTTCATGTTGGAGCTGAGCTTGCCACTCCAAAGGGAAAAGACGTGAAATGGAAACTAACAGAACAACATGTGAAAAAACTAGAAGAGGAAATGGATGAAATGGATGCTGTTTTGCCTCCGTTGACTAACTTCATTCTTCCAGGAGGCTCTAAAGCTGGTGCCGCTCTTCATAGCGCAAGGACAATTGTAAGGAGAGCTGAACGTTCCGCGGTGGTTTTGAATGAGGAAATTTCACCTTATGTGCTAGCCTACTTAAATAGACTTTCCGATTACCTTTTCATAGCAGCGCGCTACATGAACAGTCAGTTAAAACAAGAAGAACCTGTATTAACTCCAGAGGTTTAA
- the perR gene encoding peroxide-responsive transcriptional repressor PerR, whose translation MANEQLKEAIETLKQTGVRITPQRHAILEYLIQSMSHPTADDIYKALEGKFPNMSVATVYNNLRVFREVGLVKELTYGDNSSRFDYVTTDHYHIICDDCGKIVDFHYPGLDEVEALAAHVTGFKISRHRMEIYGTCPECDKGAH comes from the coding sequence GTGGCAAACGAACAATTAAAAGAAGCGATTGAAACGCTAAAGCAGACTGGAGTTCGCATAACTCCACAGCGTCATGCGATTTTGGAGTACCTAATTCAATCCATGTCTCACCCGACAGCTGACGATATATATAAAGCGCTAGAAGGCAAATTTCCAAACATGAGTGTTGCCACCGTTTACAACAACTTACGAGTCTTTCGGGAAGTTGGACTTGTAAAGGAGCTCACCTATGGAGATAATTCAAGTCGTTTCGACTATGTTACAACAGACCACTACCATATAATCTGTGACGATTGCGGCAAAATTGTTGACTTCCACTATCCAGGATTGGATGAAGTGGAGGCACTGGCTGCCCATGTTACAGGATTCAAAATTTCCCGTCATCGCATGGAAATTTACGGAACATGTCCCGAATGCGATAAAGGAGCACACTGA
- a CDS encoding YgzB family protein yields MARKYSSKINKIRTFALSLVFVGFFVMYLGIFFRENMLVMTIFMLLGLLCIIGSTVVYFWIGMLSTKAIQVVCPTCGKHTKVLGRVDMCMYCNEPLTLDPSLEGKEFDEDYNRKKES; encoded by the coding sequence ATGGCTCGTAAATATTCCAGTAAAATAAATAAAATTAGAACGTTTGCACTTAGCCTTGTGTTTGTCGGCTTTTTTGTGATGTATCTCGGTATCTTCTTTAGAGAAAACATGTTAGTGATGACGATTTTCATGTTACTTGGACTATTATGTATTATTGGTTCGACAGTTGTCTACTTCTGGATTGGGATGTTATCGACAAAAGCAATACAAGTTGTGTGTCCAACCTGCGGAAAGCATACAAAGGTTCTCGGGCGAGTGGATATGTGCATGTATTGCAATGAACCACTGACTTTGGATCCTTCCTTAGAAGGAAAGGAATTCGATGAAGATTATAATCGAAAAAAAGAAAGCTGA
- a CDS encoding nucleotidyltransferase-like protein, with amino-acid sequence MEDLLRPIYQERASQSNTQGILMIEKKNPVSPNTDKFDVILFMVVKEQEQSLYVKHYELLQKKAALYIASEQQLDEWITLGTNRRVIDWIINGKVLFDRNEFIYSLRGKLLDFPLEDRKLKIGLEFAKLIRRYLEGKDFFDSKHYIDAYNHIVHSLHHLARLAVIDHGFHPELTVWNQVKKIEPEIYKLYEELIQGDEPIDKRLELLFLANEFMIYSRTRTGAKHLLAVLAEREDAWSYNEMLHHPKLEKYSVDLSVLVEYLVEKGFLQVERKETKGNGVYHRLYHVTTD; translated from the coding sequence ATGGAAGATTTATTGCGTCCTATCTACCAAGAACGTGCAAGTCAATCCAATACACAAGGAATCTTAATGATAGAAAAGAAAAACCCCGTAAGCCCGAACACGGACAAGTTTGATGTTATTCTATTTATGGTCGTTAAAGAACAAGAGCAATCTCTGTATGTTAAACATTATGAACTGCTGCAAAAAAAAGCTGCTCTTTATATTGCGAGTGAGCAGCAATTAGATGAATGGATTACCTTAGGTACCAATAGAAGAGTGATTGATTGGATCATAAACGGAAAGGTACTCTTTGACAGAAATGAATTCATCTATTCCTTAAGAGGGAAACTACTTGATTTTCCTCTCGAAGACAGAAAACTAAAAATTGGACTCGAATTTGCTAAGCTCATTAGAAGATACCTTGAAGGAAAGGACTTCTTTGATTCCAAGCATTATATCGATGCCTATAATCACATTGTTCACTCTCTACATCATTTAGCACGATTAGCAGTAATCGATCATGGCTTTCACCCAGAGTTAACGGTGTGGAATCAGGTGAAAAAGATTGAACCGGAGATTTACAAGTTATATGAAGAATTAATTCAAGGGGATGAACCAATTGATAAAAGGTTAGAGCTTTTGTTTCTTGCGAACGAGTTTATGATCTATTCTCGTACAAGAACTGGGGCCAAACATCTGCTAGCCGTTTTGGCAGAAAGAGAGGATGCTTGGTCATACAATGAAATGCTTCATCATCCAAAACTTGAAAAATACTCCGTGGATCTAAGTGTACTTGTAGAATACCTTGTTGAAAAAGGCTTTCTTCAGGTTGAACGGAAAGAAACAAAGGGTAATGGAGTTTACCACCGCCTGTACCATGTGACTACAGACTAA
- a CDS encoding tyrosine-type recombinase/integrase, with amino-acid sequence MARRKNNLNDSELSIVRKDEKSYAETFKAAIQLFLDDCDLRNLRPYTVKYYQNEIQAFLNQLEEQGIDTRELKPYNVTEEHIQENVIRYMRIYKGIKIVSINTRLRGLRSFFNYLYKKKHIPKNPMENITLLKDRKHVIPTFSKEQLNTLFNQPDLTTFTGVRDYTIMMVFLETGIRVNELVGLSLADIQWEDNLLRIRNAKTYRERLVPIQSEMKKQFRKYISIRGLVESDALFVTIDGTPLLRRSVQQRIDIYGVKAKIKDVRCSPHTFRHTFAKISVQQGANIFELQTILGHTSMEIVKTYVNLFGNDVRERHKDFSPLKVLKRRR; translated from the coding sequence ATGGCAAGACGTAAAAACAATTTAAATGACAGTGAATTATCTATCGTCCGGAAAGATGAGAAGTCGTATGCAGAAACATTTAAAGCAGCGATACAACTTTTTCTTGATGATTGTGATTTACGAAATTTAAGGCCATATACGGTTAAGTATTATCAGAATGAAATACAAGCATTTCTTAATCAGTTAGAAGAACAAGGAATAGATACGAGAGAGTTAAAGCCGTATAACGTTACTGAAGAACATATCCAAGAGAATGTAATCCGTTATATGCGTATATATAAGGGGATAAAAATTGTTTCAATTAATACTCGTTTACGTGGGCTACGTTCGTTCTTCAATTATCTTTACAAAAAGAAACACATTCCTAAAAATCCTATGGAGAATATTACGTTATTAAAGGATAGAAAACATGTAATTCCTACGTTCTCAAAAGAACAATTAAACACATTGTTCAATCAACCCGATTTAACAACATTTACGGGAGTTCGTGACTATACAATAATGATGGTTTTCCTTGAAACTGGAATTCGTGTTAATGAACTTGTAGGGCTATCACTAGCCGATATTCAATGGGAAGATAATTTGTTAAGGATAAGGAATGCTAAGACGTATAGAGAACGTCTAGTACCCATACAAAGCGAAATGAAGAAGCAATTTAGGAAGTATATCTCCATTAGAGGATTAGTCGAAAGTGACGCTTTATTTGTAACAATTGACGGTACACCTTTGTTAAGAAGGTCAGTACAACAGCGAATTGACATATACGGCGTTAAAGCAAAAATAAAAGACGTTCGTTGTAGCCCCCATACATTCCGCCATACGTTTGCAAAGATTAGTGTTCAACAAGGGGCTAATATTTTTGAGTTGCAAACTATTCTAGGGCATACAAGCATGGAGATAGTTAAGACCTATGTAAACTTATTCGGAAATGATGTAAGAGAACGTCATAAAGATTTTTCACCGTTAAAGGTGTTAAAGAGACGGAGGTAA